The following are from one region of the Pirellulales bacterium genome:
- a CDS encoding DNA-binding transcriptional regulator: protein MKHRPRVVLLIETSNSYSRELVRGIYAYIQEHGPWSTFLTEQGRGDPAPKWVLDNLQGDGIIARIENRRIAQAMVKTGLPVVDVSAARIMPEIPWVETDDAAMAKLAAEHLLDRGFKNFGFVGNNQFHWSMWRQEEFVRITKQGGGVCSVFRPQPHRRLPMNLAEEEKQLVAWIRQLPKPVGVMAAYDVRGQQLLDVCHRIGVAVPDEMAVVSVDNDEMLCNLADPPLSSVIPNTHSTGYEAARMLAQLMSGKTPRTHSLKIAPLGIATRQSSDVLAVPDHDISQAMHFIREHACEGINVDDILKVVPLSRRVLEHRFKKLLGYSPHDEILRMQFQRVTKLLSETALPLAAVADQAGFHHGEYLSVAFKKRFSITPSEYRRRHRHG, encoded by the coding sequence ATGAAGCATCGACCGCGGGTGGTTTTGCTGATCGAAACTTCGAATTCTTATTCGCGGGAATTGGTCCGTGGCATTTATGCCTACATTCAAGAGCACGGTCCGTGGTCAACCTTTTTAACCGAACAAGGCCGCGGCGACCCGGCCCCCAAATGGGTGCTCGATAATTTGCAGGGGGACGGAATTATTGCCCGCATTGAAAATCGCCGCATTGCGCAAGCCATGGTCAAAACCGGCTTGCCGGTGGTGGATGTAAGCGCCGCGCGCATTATGCCGGAAATTCCGTGGGTCGAAACGGACGATGCTGCAATGGCCAAGTTGGCCGCAGAGCATTTGCTGGATCGGGGTTTCAAGAACTTCGGCTTTGTCGGCAACAACCAATTCCATTGGTCGATGTGGAGGCAGGAAGAATTTGTGCGGATCACCAAGCAAGGCGGCGGCGTGTGCAGCGTGTTTCGGCCACAACCGCATCGACGGTTGCCCATGAATTTGGCGGAGGAGGAAAAACAGCTGGTTGCTTGGATTCGTCAGCTTCCCAAGCCGGTCGGCGTCATGGCCGCCTACGATGTGCGCGGCCAGCAGTTGTTGGACGTTTGCCATCGGATTGGGGTGGCCGTACCGGACGAAATGGCCGTGGTGAGCGTGGACAATGACGAAATGCTTTGCAATCTGGCAGATCCGCCCCTTTCCAGCGTCATTCCCAACACCCACAGCACCGGTTACGAAGCGGCCCGCATGTTGGCCCAGTTAATGTCAGGAAAAACACCCCGGACGCATTCGCTAAAAATCGCTCCGTTGGGCATTGCCACGCGGCAATCGAGCGATGTTCTCGCGGTGCCCGACCACGATATTTCCCAGGCCATGCACTTTATTCGCGAGCATGCGTGCGAAGGAATCAACGTGGACGACATTCTGAAGGTGGTTCCGCTCTCGCGCCGCGTGCTGGAGCATCGCTTCAAAAAGCTGCTTGGATATTCGCCGCACGATGAAATTCTGCGCATGCAATTTCAGCGCGTTACTAAGCTGCTCAGCGAGACGGCCCTGCCGCTGGCCGCCGTAGCCGACCAGGCGGGTTTTCACCATGGCGAATACCTGAGCGTGGCCTTCAAAAAGCGATTTAGCATTACGCCCAGCGAATATCGACGCCGGCACCGTCACGGATGA